One genomic region from Rhodothermales bacterium encodes:
- a CDS encoding methyltransferase domain-containing protein: MSLFDSAATIARRVLPLSARRKLVRLTRWPPVGLVRFGNLRRVKPISSTFGLERGGAVDRYYIERFLSANATDVRGHVLEIGTDMYTRRYGGAAVTKIDVLHVAENREPVTIIGDLAQSDHIPSGSFDCIILTQTLQYVFDLAPAVDTVLRILKPGGVVLVTLPGISRISPYDMDRWGSFWSFTTASARRLFEHRFPSNCVEVEAYGNVLSAISFLHGISAGELRKRELEHHDPDYQVIITVRAAKPVATT, from the coding sequence GTGAGTCTATTTGACAGTGCGGCGACGATTGCAAGACGCGTACTCCCCTTATCCGCTCGCCGAAAACTCGTGCGACTGACGCGTTGGCCGCCCGTCGGGCTGGTACGATTTGGCAACCTTCGAAGAGTCAAGCCGATCAGCTCGACATTTGGGCTGGAGCGCGGAGGCGCCGTTGATCGATACTACATCGAGAGATTCCTCAGCGCGAATGCCACCGACGTTCGCGGGCATGTGTTGGAGATCGGCACGGACATGTACACCCGGCGCTACGGCGGTGCCGCCGTGACCAAGATCGACGTGCTACATGTCGCAGAGAATCGCGAACCGGTCACCATCATCGGTGATCTTGCCCAATCAGATCACATCCCATCCGGATCGTTTGATTGCATCATACTCACACAGACGCTTCAGTACGTGTTTGACCTGGCCCCCGCCGTCGATACCGTCCTTCGGATACTAAAACCGGGCGGCGTCGTGCTCGTAACACTCCCCGGTATCAGCAGGATTAGCCCGTATGACATGGATCGATGGGGATCCTTCTGGAGCTTCACCACGGCTTCTGCTCGACGTCTTTTCGAACATCGCTTTCCATCAAATTGTGTTGAAGTTGAGGCCTACGGTAATGTCTTGAGCGCGATCTCCTTTCTTCATGGTATCTCGGCCGGTGAACTCCGGAAACGAGAGCTCGAACACCACGATCCGGACTATCAGGTCATCATCACGGTTCGCGCAGCCAAGCCTGTCGCAACGACGTGA